Proteins encoded by one window of Clostridium cagae:
- a CDS encoding SbcC/MukB-like Walker B domain-containing protein, translated as MRPIELRVKGLNSFIEEQKIDFNKLTERGFFGIFGPTGSGKSTILDGITLALYGQVSRKSSNYINTNCDSLNVSFKFQISGIEKKIYVVSREFKRDNKTGNPRTSKAKIIDKTNEIEEVLADKAQKVTEKCEEIIGLGLEDFTRTVVLPQGKFSEFLKLEGKSRREMLERLFNLQKYGNILSVKLSREISKEKTESNLITGELKGYDEISSEKLNLKNEELECARNQLSNANNELKEIEKKYKSSEEIWNLQFELNSYKEKEKVLNYKSSEIEEDKIKLKLAEAALKVNPYVLAYENTLNEGNETQKEKERLEINFKKLKVEKENSEKKLLEITEKKDKEIPELKLREQKINDVIEEKNKLDILDKEIEEISSKVQVLREKYKKEKNNSLIIEDSIKNTTINIKELEEKFESLKIDDELKVKIQDGLLITEKYNLFKKNISNNKNKLTNINKEIENLKVNFDELQKIYKVKSNSLNKNKDELENLIKHCPGNQEDLLMLQKNLTNCNEKWEKFNEYSDEIKKSKLLIEELEELLKKDKDKKFSIDNEVLDLKEKYKKCEIENLAFKIRMNLKNGEACPVCGSLEHGTKSKDKLIDDIDDDIVNQLNNKINEYEINLKVLEQDITIYNTKINSEEDKIKEKNLQIENLGEDFKNIVPKDLESQFNRLKRDLENYDFKKEMLENTLIQLKDENHKLENDSEIISTLIKEKETQVNLINEELAIDIEELNNTKEKLNIITRETNVNDFNKKSEEIVNIEKEREVLSKKIKEFRINIETLIKEKDKVQENLNLITEEGTDARTSLNEKNKNREEKIKIIKDKLEKEFNLIDDSNNIDENKLFMLLDSIKKEIECIEKEFKSIHELKDIICIKYENCNEKFISIVAKENQIIKRCEIEKENLNKNLKSENFESIEEVKANIIGFNDIEILKAKIEKYKEDLSKIKGAIESSVKKLNNREVTEQQWIIIQNSVKEKKLEFESLNEMKIKLEEECKFIDNKLKELKDLLIKKEKIDHKLALLDDLDKLFKGKKFVEFVAITQLKYISMEASKKLKEITNGTYGLEVDENGKFIIRDYKNGGAERDASTLSGGETFLTSLALALALSSQIQLKGTAPLELFFLDEGFGTLDDNLLEVVMGSLEKLHNDKLKIGIISHVESIKNRVPVKLILTPAESGKGGSKVKIERS; from the coding sequence ATGAGACCAATTGAACTTAGGGTTAAAGGATTAAATAGCTTTATAGAAGAGCAAAAGATAGATTTTAATAAGTTGACTGAAAGGGGATTTTTTGGGATCTTTGGACCTACAGGTAGTGGGAAATCAACTATTTTAGATGGAATAACATTAGCTTTATATGGACAGGTTTCAAGAAAAAGCTCTAACTATATAAATACTAATTGTGATTCATTAAATGTAAGTTTTAAATTTCAAATATCAGGTATAGAAAAGAAAATATATGTTGTAAGTAGAGAATTTAAACGTGATAACAAAACTGGTAATCCAAGAACTTCAAAGGCTAAAATAATTGATAAAACTAATGAAATAGAAGAAGTTTTAGCTGATAAAGCTCAAAAAGTAACTGAAAAATGTGAAGAAATAATAGGTCTTGGATTAGAGGATTTTACTAGAACAGTTGTATTACCACAAGGTAAATTTAGTGAATTTTTAAAACTTGAAGGAAAAAGTAGAAGAGAGATGCTTGAAAGATTGTTTAATCTTCAAAAGTATGGAAATATTCTTTCGGTAAAATTATCTAGAGAAATAAGTAAAGAAAAAACAGAAAGTAATCTTATAACTGGAGAATTAAAAGGTTATGATGAAATCAGTAGTGAAAAACTTAATTTAAAAAATGAAGAACTAGAATGTGCTAGAAATCAATTAAGTAATGCAAATAATGAATTAAAAGAGATAGAGAAAAAATATAAATCTAGTGAGGAAATTTGGAATTTACAATTTGAATTAAACTCTTATAAAGAAAAAGAAAAAGTTTTAAATTATAAATCTAGTGAAATAGAAGAAGATAAAATTAAGCTTAAACTTGCGGAAGCTGCATTAAAGGTTAATCCATATGTATTAGCATATGAAAATACTTTAAATGAAGGCAATGAGACTCAAAAAGAAAAAGAGAGATTAGAAATAAACTTTAAAAAACTGAAGGTTGAAAAAGAAAATTCAGAAAAAAAATTATTAGAAATTACAGAAAAAAAAGATAAAGAAATACCAGAATTAAAATTAAGAGAACAAAAAATAAATGACGTAATAGAAGAAAAAAATAAGTTGGATATTTTAGATAAAGAAATAGAAGAAATTTCTTCAAAGGTTCAAGTATTAAGAGAAAAATATAAGAAAGAAAAGAATAATAGTTTAATTATAGAGGATAGTATTAAAAATACAACTATTAATATCAAGGAATTGGAAGAAAAATTTGAAAGCTTAAAAATAGATGATGAGTTAAAAGTTAAGATTCAAGATGGTCTTCTAATCACTGAAAAATATAATTTATTTAAAAAAAATATTAGCAATAATAAAAATAAATTAACTAATATAAATAAAGAAATAGAAAATTTAAAAGTGAATTTTGATGAGTTACAAAAAATATATAAAGTAAAGTCTAATTCATTAAATAAAAACAAGGATGAATTAGAAAACTTGATTAAACACTGTCCAGGTAATCAGGAAGATTTATTAATGCTTCAAAAAAATCTAACTAACTGTAATGAAAAGTGGGAAAAATTTAATGAATATTCTGATGAAATAAAAAAATCTAAATTATTAATTGAAGAATTAGAAGAATTATTAAAAAAAGATAAAGATAAAAAATTTAGTATTGATAATGAAGTACTAGATTTAAAAGAAAAATACAAAAAATGCGAAATAGAAAATCTAGCTTTTAAAATAAGAATGAATTTAAAAAATGGAGAAGCATGCCCGGTATGTGGATCATTAGAACATGGTACAAAAAGCAAAGACAAGTTAATAGATGACATAGATGATGATATAGTAAATCAATTAAATAATAAAATTAATGAGTATGAAATTAACTTAAAAGTATTGGAACAAGATATAACAATATATAATACTAAAATCAACTCTGAGGAAGATAAAATTAAAGAGAAAAATCTTCAAATAGAAAATTTAGGAGAAGATTTTAAAAATATAGTACCTAAAGACTTAGAAAGTCAATTTAATAGGTTGAAAAGGGATTTAGAAAACTATGATTTTAAAAAAGAAATGTTAGAAAATACACTTATACAACTAAAAGATGAGAATCATAAATTAGAAAATGATAGTGAAATAATATCAACTCTAATAAAGGAAAAAGAAACACAAGTAAATTTGATAAATGAAGAATTAGCTATTGATATAGAAGAACTTAACAATACAAAGGAAAAATTAAATATTATTACAAGAGAAACTAATGTAAATGATTTTAATAAAAAGAGTGAAGAGATAGTTAATATAGAAAAAGAAAGAGAAGTTTTATCAAAGAAGATAAAAGAGTTCAGAATAAATATTGAAACCTTAATTAAAGAAAAGGATAAAGTGCAAGAAAATTTAAATTTAATTACTGAAGAAGGAACGGATGCACGTACATCATTAAATGAAAAAAATAAAAATAGAGAAGAAAAAATAAAAATAATAAAAGATAAGTTAGAAAAAGAATTTAATTTAATTGATGATTCAAACAATATTGATGAAAACAAGTTGTTTATGTTATTAGATTCTATAAAAAAAGAAATAGAGTGTATAGAAAAAGAATTTAAATCAATTCATGAATTGAAAGACATAATTTGTATTAAATATGAAAATTGTAATGAAAAATTTATTTCAATAGTAGCTAAGGAAAATCAGATTATAAAGAGATGTGAAATAGAAAAAGAAAATTTAAATAAAAATTTAAAAAGTGAAAATTTTGAATCTATAGAAGAAGTAAAAGCAAATATTATTGGATTTAATGATATTGAAATATTAAAGGCAAAGATAGAAAAATATAAAGAAGATTTATCTAAAATCAAAGGAGCGATAGAGAGCTCAGTTAAAAAATTAAATAATAGAGAAGTTACAGAACAACAATGGATAATCATTCAAAATAGTGTAAAAGAAAAGAAACTAGAATTTGAATCATTAAATGAAATGAAAATTAAATTAGAAGAAGAATGTAAATTTATAGACAATAAACTTAAAGAGCTTAAGGATTTATTAATTAAAAAAGAAAAGATTGATCATAAATTAGCTTTGCTAGATGATTTAGATAAATTATTTAAAGGCAAGAAGTTTGTAGAGTTTGTTGCTATTACTCAATTAAAATATATTTCAATGGAAGCATCTAAAAAATTAAAGGAAATAACTAATGGAACTTATGGATTGGAAGTAGATGAAAATGGAAAATTTATAATAAGAGATTATAAAAATGGAGGTGCTGAAAGAGATGCATCTACCTTATCAGGAGGCGAAACATTTTTAACATCACTAGCTTTAGCATTAGCGTTATCATCACAAATACAGCTTAAGGGAACAGCACCATTAGAATTGTTTTTCCTAGACGAAGGATTTGGAACATTGGATGATAACTTATTAGAAGTAGTAATGGGCTCACTAGAAAAATTGCATAATGATAAATTAAAAATAGGTATAATCAGTCATGTTGAGTCTATTAAAAATAGAGTGCCTGTAAAGTTAATACTTACTCCAGCAGAATCAGGAAAAGGGGGTAGTAAGGTAAAGATTGAACGAAGTTAA
- a CDS encoding exonuclease SbcCD subunit D — protein MRILHTGDWHLGKNLEGKSRMDEQELFLNDFAKLVKENNIDLVIIAGDVYDSSNPPARAEKMFYDTLKKISSDGERITLVISGNHDSPERLISAGPLARDHGIIMVGTPKTIVQCGEYGNHKVIESGEGYIELEVNGERAVVLTVPYPSEKRLNEVLYGEMDEEEQRLKSYSDRIHSLFDSLKVRYRKDTINLVASHLFAMGSEEGGSERSIQLGGSYIVDGGCFPSEAQYVALGHVHKPQIVPGTNKRARYCGSPIHYNRKEINFDKKCFIIDVKCNEEPNIQDIDLKVYKPIEIWKCANIDEAILKCKENSERECWVYLEIETDRYVREDEIKQMKDFKKDILEIIPKIKINDEEDDIKNISEKSFDEIFKDFYKKERGVEADTEVIELFLNIMSEVGEEDETN, from the coding sequence ATGAGGATATTGCATACTGGTGACTGGCATTTAGGTAAAAACCTAGAAGGAAAAAGCAGAATGGATGAGCAGGAATTATTTTTAAATGATTTTGCTAAGTTAGTTAAAGAAAATAATATAGATTTAGTTATTATTGCAGGTGATGTGTATGATTCTAGTAATCCCCCAGCAAGAGCAGAGAAGATGTTTTATGATACATTGAAAAAAATATCTTCTGATGGAGAGAGAATTACATTAGTTATATCAGGGAATCATGATAGTCCAGAAAGGCTTATATCAGCAGGTCCACTTGCAAGAGATCATGGAATAATTATGGTTGGTACTCCTAAAACAATAGTTCAATGTGGCGAATATGGGAATCATAAAGTTATAGAGTCGGGAGAAGGGTACATTGAATTAGAAGTAAATGGAGAAAGAGCGGTAGTATTAACTGTACCATATCCTAGCGAAAAGAGATTGAATGAAGTTTTATATGGAGAAATGGATGAAGAAGAACAACGATTAAAATCTTATAGCGATAGAATACATTCATTATTTGATTCTCTTAAGGTACGTTATAGAAAAGATACTATTAATTTAGTTGCATCACATTTATTTGCTATGGGGAGTGAAGAAGGTGGTTCAGAAAGAAGTATTCAGTTAGGGGGGAGCTATATTGTAGATGGAGGATGCTTTCCAAGTGAAGCTCAATATGTAGCTTTAGGACATGTTCATAAACCACAAATTGTTCCTGGTACTAATAAAAGAGCAAGATATTGTGGATCACCTATTCATTATAATAGAAAAGAAATAAATTTTGATAAGAAGTGTTTTATTATAGATGTAAAATGCAATGAAGAGCCTAATATACAAGACATTGATTTAAAGGTATATAAGCCTATTGAAATATGGAAATGCGCTAATATTGATGAAGCAATATTAAAATGTAAAGAGAACTCAGAAAGAGAATGTTGGGTTTATCTTGAAATAGAAACTGATAGATATGTAAGAGAAGATGAAATAAAGCAGATGAAAGATTTTAAGAAAGATATATTAGAGATAATTCCTAAGATTAAAATAAATGATGAAGAAGATGATATTAAGAATATATCAGAAAAGTCTTTTGATGAAATATTTAAAGATTTTTATAAGAAAGAAAGAGGCGTTGAAGCAGATACGGAAGTTATTGAGTTATTTTTAAATATAATGTCAGAGGTAGGTGAAGAAGATGAGACCAATTGA
- a CDS encoding GNAT family N-acetyltransferase has protein sequence MKNIIDLKRKDGINLKAELKVLDESYIKKIMELQEYIEKSLNDKELYVSSTKDEFIEYIQGKGKVIGYFTLDSDELIALGVYRKLGYEKENYGYDLGIEGEKLLEIGQVEVTIVREDFRGNKLQKILCEILEKIALNNKISIMTATVSPYNKFSLNTFESIGYKVGKDKLKYGGLRRYVLIKYLH, from the coding sequence ATGAAAAATATAATAGATTTAAAAAGAAAAGATGGTATTAATTTAAAAGCAGAATTAAAGGTGTTAGATGAAAGTTATATTAAAAAGATAATGGAATTACAAGAGTATATAGAAAAATCATTAAATGATAAGGAATTATATGTTTCATCAACAAAAGATGAATTTATAGAATATATACAAGGTAAAGGAAAGGTAATAGGATATTTTACTTTAGATTCAGATGAGCTCATAGCATTAGGAGTATATAGAAAATTAGGATATGAAAAAGAAAATTATGGATATGATTTAGGTATAGAGGGAGAAAAACTTTTAGAGATTGGTCAAGTTGAAGTTACGATAGTTAGAGAAGACTTTAGAGGAAATAAACTTCAAAAGATTCTTTGTGAAATTTTGGAGAAGATAGCTTTAAATAATAAAATTTCAATTATGACAGCAACAGTTTCTCCTTATAATAAATTTAGTTTAAATACATTTGAATCAATAGGATATAAAGTTGGAAAAGATAAATTAAAATATGGTGGACTAAGAAGATATGTTTTAATTAAATATTTACATTAA
- a CDS encoding YdcF family protein, which produces MVLLLSLTVITFLIFLISYLKDSRKLINGFLFNIFLFSAMITTVAIAFETQNRFLILLFLAFFIIMFIVFAFGIYALIVGLFINAKVVIKRESRTPANLLTFFLAIALIFYLIWSFAISNWNFPEEVKVLLGGINFVLLYYLFDVFNFLMISFLYQFNKPKLCQDFIIVLGSGLIGERVPPLLASRIDKAIEFYNKQGAVTNPPKIIFSGGQGSDEKISEALAMQRYAVQKGIPIENTILEDKSVDTLQNMMFSKKIMDNSTPNTYTSIFVTNNFHLFRAGIFARKAGLKSQGIGSKTAFYFLPNAMIREYIAFVVMYKKRHVIITSLILIMSILLSIVQYFFVTPYL; this is translated from the coding sequence ATGGTCCTTTTGCTAAGTTTAACAGTAATTACATTTTTAATTTTTCTCATCTCATATCTAAAAGATTCAAGAAAATTAATTAATGGATTTCTATTTAATATTTTCTTATTTTCAGCAATGATAACAACCGTTGCTATTGCATTTGAAACACAAAATAGATTTTTAATACTTTTATTCCTTGCATTTTTTATAATTATGTTTATAGTTTTTGCTTTTGGTATTTATGCATTAATTGTAGGATTATTTATAAATGCTAAAGTTGTCATAAAACGTGAAAGTAGAACGCCTGCTAACTTATTAACTTTTTTTCTTGCAATAGCATTAATATTCTATTTAATTTGGTCTTTTGCAATAAGTAATTGGAATTTCCCCGAGGAAGTAAAAGTTCTTTTAGGCGGAATAAATTTTGTTTTACTATACTATTTATTCGATGTTTTTAATTTTTTAATGATATCATTTCTTTATCAATTTAATAAACCAAAACTTTGTCAAGATTTTATTATTGTATTAGGCAGTGGATTGATTGGAGAGAGAGTTCCACCACTATTAGCTAGTCGTATTGATAAAGCTATTGAATTTTATAACAAACAAGGTGCTGTAACTAATCCACCTAAAATTATTTTCTCTGGTGGTCAAGGATCTGATGAAAAAATTTCTGAAGCATTAGCTATGCAAAGATATGCTGTCCAAAAAGGAATTCCTATTGAAAATACCATTTTAGAAGACAAATCAGTAGACACTTTACAAAACATGATGTTTTCTAAAAAAATAATGGATAATTCAACTCCAAATACGTACACTAGTATATTTGTAACAAATAATTTCCATCTATTTAGAGCTGGAATTTTTGCAAGAAAAGCAGGTTTAAAAAGTCAAGGAATTGGCTCTAAAACAGCATTTTACTTTTTACCCAATGCAATGATTAGAGAGTATATTGCTTTTGTAGTTATGTATAAAAAAAGGCATGTAATTATTACTTCATTAATATTAATTATGAGTATACTTTTATCTATAGTTCAATATTTCTTTGTGACACCTTACTTATAA
- the surE gene encoding 5'/3'-nucleotidase SurE yields MNILITNDDGISARGIKILAEKMSKKHNVIVVAPREQKSASSHSISINIPIKIREEKIEGLDCKAYSLVGTPADCTQAGISLLAKGIDLVISGINRGFNSGTDILYSGTVSAAIEGALYDVPSIAISMDVKWDRDDEDYSKAANWVSKVVDLAEKKYLKKNVVLNINVPNINEEDIKGLKVCKIGKSTYKTEYVLLEEDNDKVYQTRGVRNQVEKDESDLYFLSQGYVTLTPLHFDFTNFEELNEVKKIFE; encoded by the coding sequence ATGAATATTTTAATTACTAACGATGATGGGATAAGTGCTAGAGGAATAAAAATTTTAGCGGAAAAAATGTCAAAGAAACATAATGTAATAGTTGTTGCACCGAGAGAACAAAAAAGTGCATCAAGTCATTCTATATCTATTAACATACCAATTAAAATTAGAGAAGAAAAGATTGAGGGGTTAGATTGTAAGGCATATAGCCTTGTTGGAACACCTGCAGATTGTACTCAAGCAGGAATATCATTATTAGCTAAAGGTATTGATCTTGTTATTTCAGGAATAAATAGAGGATTCAATAGTGGAACTGATATCCTATATTCAGGAACTGTTTCAGCTGCTATAGAAGGAGCACTTTATGATGTACCATCCATTGCAATATCTATGGATGTGAAGTGGGACAGGGATGATGAAGATTACAGTAAAGCTGCTAATTGGGTGAGTAAAGTTGTTGATTTAGCCGAGAAAAAATATTTAAAGAAGAATGTGGTTTTAAATATCAATGTGCCTAATATTAATGAAGAAGATATTAAAGGATTAAAAGTATGTAAGATTGGAAAGTCAACATATAAAACAGAATATGTTCTTTTAGAAGAAGATAATGATAAAGTGTATCAAACTAGGGGTGTTAGAAATCAAGTAGAAAAAGATGAAAGTGATTTATACTTTTTATCTCAAGGATACGTAACATTAACACCGTTACATTTCGATTTTACAAATTTTGAGGAACTAAATGAAGTTAAGAAAATTTTTGAATAA
- a CDS encoding bifunctional metallophosphatase/5'-nucleotidase, with the protein MKKKLLKPLVSLCLIGSLISIGFVKNPVSASDSINITILGTSDVHGRFMPWEYATDTPNTKGSLTQISTLVNKIRTENPNTILVDAGDSIQDNYCEIFKDYADNPMVTAMNDMKYDAWVMGNHEFNFTQDVLNRTISKFNGTALSGNIYKEDGTRFLPAYKIIEKDGVKIGIIGMTTPMIVQFEKDNGNLDGLVVNNAVEETKKAIKELKGNVDLLIGVMHMGEANENNIPDTGVIDLANVCPELDAIVAGHMHLNVSSNLINGVLVTEPYKYGNSLSKIDIKVQKDGTGYKVIDKRAETLSVNNVESNKALEEKLAPFNNILRDMVNQPIGKLVNENLVHEDEIKGISTVFTEPTGIMNLFHDVAKYYSKADVVAFCTDNEKAKLNIGDIKIKDIAANYTYTGGEVSVYEITGKDLKMYMEWSADYFNTLKDGDVIISYNPNRRNSKYSTNDIFGGVNYKIDLTKETGNRITDLTFPNGDAVTDNTKLTLGMNSYRLEGLQKEGGIFHGKNFNKIYDSKEVFGEDEGTIRNLTIKYIKEVKNGILEPNLNKNWEIIGIDKTSKSYNVVKDFINKGLIKLHTTADNKYTNASSINVKSLTNLSEQELSSRTTELESRLKNAATDTERHVINTQIELIKALNK; encoded by the coding sequence TTGAAAAAAAAATTATTAAAGCCACTAGTGTCACTATGCTTAATTGGGTCACTTATTAGTATTGGTTTTGTTAAAAACCCTGTTTCAGCATCAGATTCTATTAATATTACAATTTTAGGTACTTCTGATGTTCATGGTAGATTTATGCCTTGGGAATATGCTACTGACACACCTAATACTAAAGGAAGTTTAACTCAAATATCAACTTTAGTAAATAAAATCAGAACTGAAAATCCAAACACTATCTTGGTAGATGCAGGAGATAGCATTCAAGATAATTACTGTGAAATTTTTAAAGATTATGCGGACAACCCTATGGTTACAGCAATGAATGATATGAAATATGATGCATGGGTAATGGGGAATCATGAATTTAACTTTACTCAAGATGTATTAAACAGAACTATTTCTAAATTTAATGGTACTGCTCTTTCAGGAAATATTTATAAAGAAGATGGCACAAGATTTTTACCTGCTTATAAAATTATAGAAAAAGATGGTGTTAAAATAGGCATTATAGGTATGACAACACCAATGATAGTACAATTTGAAAAAGACAATGGAAACTTAGATGGACTTGTTGTAAACAATGCTGTTGAAGAAACAAAGAAAGCTATTAAGGAATTAAAGGGCAATGTAGATTTACTTATAGGTGTTATGCATATGGGTGAAGCAAATGAAAATAACATCCCTGATACAGGTGTTATTGATTTGGCTAATGTTTGTCCTGAATTAGATGCAATTGTAGCAGGTCATATGCATCTTAATGTAAGTTCTAACCTTATAAATGGTGTGCTAGTTACGGAACCATATAAATATGGAAATAGCTTATCTAAAATAGATATTAAAGTACAAAAAGATGGCACTGGTTATAAAGTTATAGATAAGAGAGCAGAGACTTTAAGTGTTAACAATGTTGAATCTAACAAAGCTTTAGAAGAAAAATTAGCACCTTTTAACAATATACTTAGAGATATGGTTAATCAACCTATAGGAAAACTTGTTAATGAAAATTTAGTTCACGAAGATGAAATTAAAGGAATTTCTACTGTATTTACAGAGCCTACTGGCATAATGAATTTATTTCATGATGTAGCTAAATATTATAGTAAAGCTGATGTTGTAGCTTTCTGTACTGATAATGAAAAAGCTAAATTAAATATTGGAGATATTAAAATAAAGGATATTGCAGCCAATTACACTTATACTGGTGGTGAAGTATCTGTTTACGAAATAACAGGTAAAGACCTTAAAATGTATATGGAGTGGAGTGCAGACTACTTCAACACTCTTAAAGACGGTGATGTAATAATAAGTTATAATCCTAATAGAAGAAATTCTAAATACAGCACTAATGATATTTTTGGTGGAGTTAATTACAAAATTGACTTAACTAAAGAAACTGGAAATAGAATAACTGATTTAACTTTCCCTAATGGGGATGCAGTTACAGATAACACAAAACTCACATTAGGTATGAATTCTTATAGATTAGAAGGACTTCAAAAAGAAGGTGGTATTTTCCACGGAAAGAACTTCAATAAAATTTATGATTCTAAAGAAGTATTTGGAGAAGATGAAGGAACAATTAGAAATCTAACTATAAAATACATTAAAGAAGTTAAAAATGGAATTTTAGAACCAAACTTAAATAAGAATTGGGAAATAATAGGTATAGATAAAACTTCTAAATCTTATAATGTTGTTAAAGATTTTATTAATAAAGGTTTAATTAAACTTCATACAACAGCTGATAATAAATATACTAATGCTTCTTCTATCAATGTAAAGAGCCTTACTAATTTAAGCGAACAAGAATTATCATCTAGAACAACTGAACTTGAAAGTAGATTGAAAAATGCTGCGACTGATACAGAGAGACACGTTATTAATACTCAAATTGAACTTATTAAAGCATTAAATAAATAA
- a CDS encoding methyl-accepting chemotaxis protein: MNIKDMPIYKKLLVSFIGIAIISIISGSIGLGFLIKTNKDYQYALTNYGFSQGDIGKLGIEIQKSRAIVRDVIFLENKDELIESQNLLDECEKKIDELLKVIENTSTTDTEKEIFNNLKDSSEQYNKIRKKVVKLGLENKNQEALDLFREEGKPIMENITGLTDELLKTNIIDCNNVSNKLKILSCIAIVVIIACIIISFILTIVLAKYISKMIGNPIKDMVKIADEISQGNLDVSIESNSKDEVGELAEAFSKMVRALKAYIDDIENVLGNISNGNLNVETEVDYKGNFIEIKNSLYNILQSLNEVFGEIREASNQVTGGSEQVSTTAQVLSEGATNQASAVEELSASMQEINEKVKSSAKNADNTNDIVIKLLEDVQKSNNEMKNMLTAMDEIEKSSNDINNIIKAIDDIAAQTNLLALNAAIEAARAGEAGKGFAVVAEEVRQLANQSAQASKQTSELIEESINNVVTGKNLADNTAENLSKVVINVNKVTELVCDIASSSEEQAQAIDQVNSGVNQISDVIQSNSAISEESAAASEELTAQAETLNIMIERFKLR; encoded by the coding sequence ATGAATATTAAGGATATGCCAATATATAAAAAACTATTAGTTTCATTTATTGGAATAGCAATTATTTCTATAATATCAGGTTCAATTGGATTGGGCTTTTTAATAAAAACTAATAAGGATTATCAATATGCATTGACTAATTATGGATTTTCTCAAGGTGATATTGGAAAATTAGGTATAGAAATTCAGAAGTCAAGAGCAATTGTACGCGATGTTATATTCCTAGAAAATAAGGACGAGCTGATTGAATCTCAAAATTTGCTTGATGAATGTGAAAAGAAAATAGATGAATTACTAAAAGTAATTGAAAATACAAGCACAACAGATACAGAAAAAGAAATATTTAATAATCTTAAAGATTCATCGGAGCAGTATAACAAAATAAGAAAAAAAGTAGTAAAATTAGGATTAGAGAATAAAAACCAGGAAGCATTAGATTTATTTAGAGAAGAAGGTAAGCCTATTATGGAAAATATAACTGGCTTAACTGATGAACTTTTAAAAACTAATATTATTGATTGTAATAATGTATCAAATAAATTAAAAATATTATCTTGTATTGCAATAGTTGTTATAATAGCATGTATAATAATTTCTTTTATACTTACTATAGTACTGGCAAAATATATTTCTAAAATGATAGGTAATCCAATAAAGGATATGGTAAAAATTGCAGATGAAATATCACAGGGAAATTTAGATGTTTCAATTGAATCAAATTCAAAGGATGAAGTTGGAGAATTGGCAGAGGCATTTTCTAAAATGGTTAGAGCGTTAAAAGCTTATATTGATGATATAGAAAATGTATTAGGCAATATCTCAAATGGAAATTTAAATGTAGAAACTGAAGTAGATTATAAAGGGAACTTTATAGAAATAAAAAATTCATTATATAATATTTTGCAGTCTTTGAATGAGGTATTTGGTGAAATTAGAGAAGCATCTAATCAAGTTACTGGAGGTTCAGAACAAGTTTCAACAACTGCACAGGTTTTATCAGAGGGAGCTACTAATCAAGCAAGTGCAGTGGAAGAGCTTTCAGCATCAATGCAAGAAATAAATGAGAAAGTAAAAAGCAGTGCTAAAAATGCAGATAATACTAATGATATAGTGATCAAGCTTCTTGAAGATGTACAAAAAAGTAATAATGAAATGAAAAATATGCTTACAGCAATGGATGAAATTGAGAAGTCATCTAATGATATAAATAATATTATCAAGGCTATTGATGATATAGCAGCACAAACTAATTTACTTGCATTAAATGCTGCAATAGAAGCCGCTAGAGCAGGTGAGGCAGGAAAAGGATTTGCAGTAGTAGCAGAAGAGGTAAGACAGTTAGCTAATCAAAGTGCACAGGCATCAAAGCAAACTTCTGAATTAATTGAAGAATCAATAAACAACGTAGTTACAGGAAAGAATTTAGCTGATAATACAGCTGAAAATTTATCTAAAGTAGTTATAAATGTAAATAAAGTTACTGAATTAGTTTGTGATATAGCTTCTTCATCAGAAGAACAAGCACAAGCAATTGATCAAGTGAATAGTGGTGTTAATCAAATTTCAGATGTTATTCAATCTAATTCAGCAATTTCAGAAGAAAGTGCTGCTGCTAGTGAAGAATTAACAGCACAGGCAGAAACATTAAATATAATGATAGAACGTTTTAAATTAAGATAA